Proteins found in one Primulina eburnea isolate SZY01 chromosome 16, ASM2296580v1, whole genome shotgun sequence genomic segment:
- the LOC140815834 gene encoding F-box protein At1g47056-like, translated as MGQSASTSKPISSHPAAAMISSSAVAVQVAKGPDSASTLLCNFIDGYDYTLDLPEECLAYIFQSLSSGDRKRLSLVCRRWLRIEGQSRHRLSLNAQSGLTDFIPRLFLRFDAVTKLALKCDRRSVSIGDHTLVQISLKCTNLTRLKLRACRELTDDGMATFAKNCKNLQKFSCGSCSFGAKGMNALLENCGLLEELSVKRLRGITDGAAAEPIRPGKASGSLRVICLKDLYNGQCFGQLIVGAKNLRSLKLFRCSGDWDKVLEIIADRIIWLVELHLERLQVSDLGLSAISNCVNLEVLHLVKTPECTNFGLASIAEKCKLLRKLHIDGWKTNRIGDDGLIAIATHCPNLLELVLIGVNPTHLSLAKLATNCGNLERLALCGSETVGDAEIYCIAEKCTALKKLCIKSCPVSDHGMEALAGGCPNLVKVKVKKCRGVTSEGADWLRASRGSLAVTLDTIEPELPEAGGSEQEIGGADFPPTDRGHRDVNIASSSTGRSMSFKTRLGAFSGRSLVACALRRWSSFGGRGRNNVGRNSGRVAVGN; from the coding sequence ATGGGCCAATCAGCTTCCACCTCGAAGCCCATATCTTCCCACCCCGCCGCGGCTATGATCTCCTCATCGGCGGTGGCGGTGCAGGTTGCCAAGGGCCCTGACTCTGCCTCTACCCTCCTATGTAACTTCATCGATGGATACGACTACACGTTGGATCTCCCTGAAGAGTGCTTGGCGTATATTTTCCAGTCACTTTCTtccggtgaccggaagcgcttGTCTCTGGTGTGTCGCCGCTGGCTGAGAATCGAGGGGCAGAGTCGCCACCGTCTGTCGCTCAATGCGCAGTCCGGGCTTACCGATTTTATACCTCGATTGTTCCTTCGTTTCGATGCGGTAACTAAGCTTGCTCTAAAATGTGATCGCAGATCTGTCAGCATTGGCGACCATACGTTGGTTCAGATCTCCCTAAAGTGCACGAACCTCACAAGATTGAAGCTTCGCGCCTGCCGCGAACTCACTGACGATGGGATGGCCACTTTCGCTAAGAACTGTAAGAATCTGCAGAAATTTTCTTGTGGGTCTTGCAGTTTtggagcaaaaggaatgaatgcTTTGCTTGAAAATTGTGGGCTTCTAGAGGAATTGTCAGTGAAGCGGTTGCGTGGTATTACTGATGGAGCTGCAGCCGAGCCCATTCGGCCGGGAAAAGCTTCTGGATCTTTGAGAGTTATTTGTTTGAAGGATCTTTACAATGGGCAGTGTTTCGGGCAGTTGATCGTTGGGGCAAAAAATTTAAGGAGTTTGAAGTTGTTTAGGTGTTCCGGGGATTGGGATAAGGTGCTTGAAATTATTGCGGATAGGATAATTTGGCTTGTAGAGCTTCATCTGGAGAGGCTTCAGGTAAGTGATCTTGGCCTTTCTGCTATATCGAATTGTGTGAATCTCGAAGTATTGCATTTGGTGAAAACCCCGGAGTGTACTAATTTTGGACTTGCGAGCATTGCTGAGAAATGTAAGTTGCTTCGGAAGCTCCACATCGATGGATGGAAAACAAATAGAATAGGTGATGATGGATTAATTGCGATTGCTACTCACTGCCCGAATCTGCTGGAGCTGGTTTTGATTGGCGTGAATCCTACACATTTGAGTTTAGCAAAGTTGGCAACAAATTGCGGGAATCTGGAAAGATTAGCACTTTGTGGGAGTGAAACTGTTGGAGATGCTGAGATTTATTGCATTGCTGAAAAATGTACTGCCTTGAAGAAGTTGTGCATCAAGAGCTGTCCTGTCTCAGATCATGGCATGGAAGCACTCGCTGGTGGATGCCCTAACCTTGTAAAGGTGAAGGTTAAGAAGTGCAGAGGGGTGACCTCTGAGGGAGCAGATTGGTTGCGAGCCAGTAGAGGTTCACTTGCAGTGACCTTGGATACCATCGAGCCCGAATTGCCCGAAGCCGGTGGCAGCGAGCAAGAAATTGGTGGTGCTGATTTTCCTCCAACTGATAGAGGACATAGGGATGTCAACATTGCGTCTAGCAGTACAGGGAGATCCATGTCCTTTAAGACGAGGTTAGGGGCTTTTTCAGGGAGGAGCTTGGTGGCTTGCGCGCTCAGGAGATGGTCAAGCTTTGGTGGCAGAGGCCGGAATAATGTTGGAAGGAACTCGGGTAGAGTAGCTGTGGGGAATTAA
- the LOC140815836 gene encoding uncharacterized protein has protein sequence MVGAPASYSGNQPQAPANSGTNAMESKYAPPPTQLYATPNAPISTLLPYNGMNPTQGQAPPLQPPVSAPSGPYPAPYPNPAQTFNTNYSYPTPNPPTSTPFAVNSTTPPQPFPPVSSVTAPPPFPPFSTTTPAANPYQPSSTAPSPYPTNLYQPSSTAHSPYPANPYHPSSTDPSPYPANPSNTTAPYPTYSSAPGPFPTYPVNPGQTAPPAHPSTGYPPQPSSLQPPGAYPPGQFPPQGNQTIQAPYPPGINPASQYPPQANPTSQPPYSMGSNPMPPPSTGHYPIPPPAGGAYPPPQY, from the exons ATGGTTGGAGCACCCGCTTCTTACTCTGGAAATCAACCCCAGGCCCCTGCAAACTCAG GTACGAACGCCATGGAATCAAAATATGCTCCGCCACCAACTCAGCTCTACGCAACACCAAACGCACCCATTTCGACTCTCTTGCCGTACAACGGAATGAATCCAACACAAGGCCAAGCACCACCACTGCAGCCTCCTGTATCTGCCCCTTCCGGCCCTTACCCAGCGCCATATCCAAATCCTGCACAAACTTTTAACACTAACTACTCCTATCCCACTCCTAATCCACCAACATCCACCCCTTTCGCGGTCAACTCAACCACCCCACCGCAGCCTTTTCCTCCTGTCAGCTCGGTCACTGCACCACCACCCTTTCCTCCTTTCTCCACCACCACTCCGGCGGCCAATCCTTATCAACCATCTTCAACGGCCCCTTCACCTTACCCTACCAATCTTTATCAACCATCTTCAACGGCCCATTCACCTTACCCTGCCAATCCTTATCACCCATCTTCAACGGACCCTTCACCTTACCCTGCCAATCCATCCAATACAACAGCACCTTATCCCACTTATTCATCTGCACCGGGTCCATTTCCTACTTACCCGGTAAACCCAGGGCAAACTGCGCCACCTGCCCATCCTTCGACAGGATATCCTCCACAGCCTAGCAGTCTTCAGCCCCCAGGTGCTTATCCTCCAG GTCAGTTTCCACCCCAAGGGAATCAAACAATCCAAGCACCATATCCCCCTGGTATTAACCCAGCCAGTCAGTACCCACCTCAAGCGAATCCGACAAGCCAACCACCATATTCCATGGGTAGTAACCCAATGCCACCACCCAGCACTGGTCACTACCCAATTCCTCCACCCGCTGGAGGCGCATACCCACCACCACAATATTAA
- the LOC140815837 gene encoding protein RER1A-like yields the protein MGGGAGIAGENTTASIVTQFSHTVWQRYQHLLDKSTPFVLYRWIFLSAIALMYALRIYIVQGFYITTYGLGIYILQLLIAFLSPQVDPEIHQLADGPTLPTRGSDEFRPFIRRLPEFKFWHSLTKAFCFVFVLTFFIAFDVPVFWPILLFYWLILFISTMKRQIMHMMKYKYVPFTFGKQRYHGKKTASAEETITSRP from the exons ATGGGTGGCGGAGCAGGAATCGCTGGCGAAAATACCACCGCCTCCATCGTGACGCAATTCAGCCACACTGTGTGGCAGCGGTACCAGCATTTGTTGGACAAATCGACTCCGTTCGTGCTGTACCGTTGGATCTTCCTGTCGGCGATTGCTCTCATGTACGCGCTGCGCATCTACATAGTGCAGGGTTTCTACATCACCACGTACGGGCTGGGAATTTACATCCTGCAGCTGCTGATTGCCTTTTTGTCGCCGCAGGTGGACCCCGAGATCCACCAGCTGGCTGATGGACCCACCCTCCCCACGCGCGGCTCCGACGAGTTCCGCCCCTTCATACGCCGTCTTCCCGAGTTCAAGTTCTG GCATTCGCTGACAAAAGCCTTCTGCTTTGTTTTTGTGCTGACGTTCTTTATTGCCTTTGATGTGCCCGTATTTTGGCCAATTCTGCTTTTCTACTGGCTAATTCTATTCATCTCAACAATGAAGAGGCAAATAATGCATATGATGAAATATAAATACGTACCTTTCACATTTGGGAAGCAGCGTTATCATGGGAAGAAAACAGCTTCTGCCGAAGAGACAATCACTTCTAGGCCTTAA
- the LOC140815835 gene encoding low-temperature-induced cysteine proteinase-like, which produces MASTTSFPLLALLFSLFLARTWASDLSIISYDEKTGVKSGPGLRSDDEVMSMYESWIVEHGKAYNALGEKEKRFEIFKDNLRYIDEQNAVANRTYKLGLNRFADVSNAEYRKTYLGTRSRPQGRLSAVSGRYEPKVGDDLPDSIDWREKGAVAPIKDQGSCGSCWAFSTIVGVEGINQIVTGTLVSLSEQELVDCDTSYDQGCNGGLMDYAYQFIIKNGGIDSEEDYPYKGTDGKCDQYRKNAKVVSIEGYEDVPTNNEKALKKAVANQPISIAIEAGGRDFQLYESGIFTGKCGVSLDHGVGAVGYGTENGVDYWIVRNSWGTSWGEQGYVRMERNVASKQGLCGIAVEPSYPTKTGSNPPPSPPSPPSPAPSPSVCDSYYECPESTTCCCVYEYYNYCFAWGCCPLDGATCCEDHNSCCPQEYPVCNVRAGTCSKSKNNPLGVEAMKHILAKPIGTFREQGKKSSS; this is translated from the exons ATGGCTTCAACCACTTCTTTCCCTCTTCTTGCACTGCTCTTTTCCTTGTTTCTCGCCAGAACATGGGCTTCCGACTTGTCTATCATCTCCTACGACGAGAAAACCGGTGTCAAATCCGGTCCGGGGCTGCGCTCCGATGATGAGGTGATGTCCATGTACGAATCCTGGATAGTCGAACACGGAAAAGCTTATAATGCTCTTGGCGAGAAGGAGAAGAGGTTCGAGATTTTTAAGGATAATTTGAGGTATATAGATGAGCAAAACGCGGTGGCAAACCGGACATATAAGCTTGGTCTGAACCGGTTCGCCGATGTCTCCAACGCTGAGTACCGGAAAACGTATCTCGGCACGCGATCCAGACCCCAGGGGCGGTTGTCGGCGGTGAGTGGCCGGTACGAGCCGAAAGTCGGCGACGACTTGCCGGATTCCATTGACTGGAGGGAGAAAGGCGCCGTTGCTCCGATCAAAGATCAAGGCAGCTGCG GGAGTTGTTGGGCGTTCTCCACCATTGTCGGTGTGGAAGGTATAAACCAAATAGTGACAGGAACGTTGGTCTCACTTTCGGAGCAAGAGTTGGTCGATTGTGATACGAGTTATGACCAAGGGTGCAATGGAGGTCTGATGGACTACGCATATCAATTCATTATCAAGAATGGTGGAATTGACTCTGAGGAGGATTATCCCTACAAAGGAACGGATGGTAAATGTGATCAATACAGG AAAAATGCTAAAGTTGTATCGATTGAGGGCTATGAAGATGTGCCCACTAACAACGAGAAGGCGCTAAAGAAGGCTGTTGCAAATCAACCAATTAGCATTGCTATTGAGGCTGGTGGGAGGGACTTCCAATTGTATGAATCA GGTATATTCACAGGGAAGTGTGGAGTGTCACTAGACCATGGTGTGGGAGCTGTTGGTTATGGAACTGAAAATGGTGTTGATTATTGGATTGTCAGGAACTCGTGGGGCACGAGTTGGGGAGAACAGGGCTACGTAAGGATGGAACGTAATGTTGCATCAAAACAGGGTCTCTGTGGTATTGCTGTGGAGCCCTCGTACCCAACTAAGACCGGTTCAAATCCTCCCCCATCTCCCCCATCCCCCCCATCACCTGCCCCGTCACCATCGGTTTGTGACAGTTACTATGAATGCCCTGAAAGCACTACTTGCTGCTGTGTGTATGAGTACTACAACTACTGCTTTGCGTGGGGTTGCTGCCCTCTGGATGGTGCCACATGTTGTGAAGACCATAACAGTTGCTGCCCACAAGAGTATCCTGTGTGCAATGTTCGAGCTGGAACCTGCTCAAAG AGCAAGAACAACCCTCTCGGAGTTGAGGCGATGAAGCACATTCTTGCTAAACCGATTGGGACTTTCAGAGAGCAGGGTAAGAAGAGTAGTTCTTGA
- the LOC140817003 gene encoding probable WRKY transcription factor 7 has product MAVDLMPGFSFTAKMEENAAREATAAGLQSVDKLMRILSNSKNFRTDPISSVDCRAVADVAVNKFKKFITLLDRTRTGHARFRRGPVPDNKKMEPVLDSVGQSSQAPKAVDNASSAKIYCHTPVQRLPPLPLPNHYQKLVRNGSFERKETSTTINFASTVTSFMSSLTGDTDSLQPSMSSGFQITNLSQVSSGGRPPLSTSSFKRKCSSMDDSNGKCGGGSTGSRCHCPKKKKSKLKRVVRIPAISMKMADIPPDDYSWRKYGQKPIKGSPHPRGYYKCSSVRGCPARKHVERAFDDPTMLIVTYEGEHNHAHSTAEAPALVLESS; this is encoded by the exons ATGGCCGTAGATTTAATGCCGGGCTTCAGTTTTACCGCCAAGATGGAAGAGAACGCCGCAAGAGAAGCTACCGCTGCTGGTCTACAGAGCGTCGATAAGCTTATGCGAATACTCTCCAACTCTAAAAATTTCCGCACAGACCCCATCAGCTCCGTAGATTGCCGCGCAGTGGCCGATGTAGCCGTCAACAAATTCAAGAAATTTATCACTTTACTCGATCGAACCAGAACCGGCCATGCCAGATTCCGCCGAGGCCCAGTTCCCGATAACAAGAAGATGGAGCCGGTTCTGGATTCGGTTGGTCAATCGTCCCAAGCTCCAAAGGCGGTGGATAATGCTTCGAGCGCGAAAATTTACTGCCATACTCCTGTTCAGCGGCTTCCGCCGCTTCCGCTGCCGAATCACTACCAGAAGCTGGTGAGGAACGGTTCTTTCGAGAGAAAAGAGACTTCAACCACCATTAACTTCGCTTCGACGGTGACTTCTTTTATGTCTTCGTTGACCGGAGACACCGACAGCTTACAGCCTTCGATGTCTTCGGGATTTCAAATCACAAATCTGTCGCAAGTTTCCTCTGGCGGCCGTCCGCCGCTCTCGACTTCGTCTTTTAAACGGAAGTGCAGCTCCATGGACGATTCCAACGGCAAGTGTGGCGGCGGGTCGACTGGCAGTCGTTGCCACTGTCCCAAGAAAAA GAAATCAAAGTTGAAAAGAGTCGTAAGGATTCCAGCTATAAGCATGAAGATGGCTGATATTCCACCCGATGATTACTCTTGGAGGAAATATGGTCAAAAGCCCATCAAGGGTTCGCCTCATCCTAG ggGATATTACAAATGTAGCAGCGTCAGAGGGTGCCCGGCCCGAAAGCATGTAGAACGGGCTTTCGATGATCCGACAATGCTTATAGTAACTTATGAAGGAGAACACAATCATGCCCATTCCACTGCGGAAGCGCCTGCATTAGTTCTTGAATCatcttaa